A genome region from Magnolia sinica isolate HGM2019 chromosome 8, MsV1, whole genome shotgun sequence includes the following:
- the LOC131252693 gene encoding UDP-glycosyltransferase 76B1-like isoform X2, which produces MLQLVNLLHSKGFSITIIHTNFHSPNPSNFPNFHFEFITDGLSYGKIWTKDPITAVYVLNNSCQEPFHDCLSRLISDGPHGPVTCIITDAIFYCTKDIADQLKVPRILLGTSSASCVNTMSSLKLLQQNGLISISDGEPNTLIPEIPPLRIKDIPDMGTADPETCERIGVGIHNAMRSALGYIMNTFDGLESTELAKFRQEIHPMPLFEVGPLYKFSPGSSNSILTQDYSCMAWLDKQAPQTVIYISFGSSGSFNEKDVVEIAWGLANSDQPFLWVLRPGSIHGHDLVKLPEGFEEKTRERGQIVKWAPQQEVLAHPSVGGYWTHNGWNSTLEGICEGVPMLCSPYLWDQNLNARYVSHVWKVGIQLENGFDRSEIEWAIRRLMVEIEGKEMRERVSALKENAMRCMAKGGSSYESLESLVDLIMSL; this is translated from the exons ATGCTTCAACTAGTCAATCTCCTACACTCCAAG GGATTCTCTATCACCATAATTCACACAAACTTCCACTCTCCCAATCCATCCAACTTCCCTAACTTCCACTTTGAATTTATAACTGATGGCTTATCATATGGTAAGATATGGACCAAGGACCCCATAACTGCTGTGTACGTCCTCAACAACTCATGCCAAGAACCATTCCATGATTGCTTGTCCCGATTGATATCAGATGGCCCACATGGCCCAGTTACGTGCATCATCACTGATGCAATTTTTTACTGCACGAAAGACATTGCGGATCAGTTGAAGGTCCCGAGAATTTTGTTAGGCACCAGCAGTGCCTCTTGTGTCAACACCATGTCGTCTTTGAAACTTCTACAGCAAAATGGACTCATTTCCATCTCAG ATGGGGAGCCAAACACACTTATTCCTGAAATTCCACCCCTCAGGATCAAGGACATTCCAGACATGGGCACGGCAGATCCTGAAACCTGTGAGCGTATTGGGGTCGGGATTCATAATGCAATGAGGTCTGCTTTGGGTTACATCATGAACACATTTGATGGTCTTGAATCAACTGAGTTGGCAAAATTTAGACAAGAAATTCATCCCATGCCATTGTTTGAAGTGGGCCCGCTCTATAAATTCTCACCGGGATCATCAAACAGCATACTAACACAAGACTACAGTTGCATGGCATGGCTAGACAAGCAGGCGCCACAGACCGTGATTTACATCAGCTTCGGGAGCTCAGGTTCCTTTAATGAAAAAGATGTGGTGGAGATAGCCTGGGGGCTAGCCAATAGTGACCAGCCCTTCTTGTGGGTTCTCCGGCCTGGCTCCATCCACGGCCATGATTTGGTCAAATTACCAGAAGGGTTTGAAGAGAAGACACGGGAGAGGGGCCAGAtcgttaagtgggccccacaacaagaaGTGCTGGCCCACCCATCCGTGGGAGGTTATTGGACACACAATGGTTGGAATTCTACATTGGAGGGCATATGTGAAGGGGTCCCCATGTTGTGTTCCCCTTATTTATGGGACCAAAATTTGAATGCTAGGTATGTGAGCCATGTTTGGAAGGTGGGAATACaacttgagaatgggttcgatAGAAGTGAGATAGAGTGGGCCATAAGAAGATTGATGGTGGAGATTGAAGggaaggagatgagagagagggtaAGTGCTCTGAAGGAAAATGCAATGCGTTGTATGGCAAAAGGAGGTTCTTCATATGAGTCATTAGAGAGTTTGGTTGATCTTATCATGTCATTGTAA
- the LOC131252693 gene encoding UDP-glycosyltransferase 76B1-like isoform X1, whose protein sequence is MEESKELQIQEKKVPHLVILPIPFQGHVNPMLQLANLLHSKGFSITVIHTNFHSPNPSNFPNFHFEFIADGLSDGKIWTEDPISAVYVLNDSCQEPFRDCLSRLLSDGPHGPVTCIITDVAFYCTEDVADQLKVPRILLGTSSASCVATMLSLKVLQQNGLISISDGEPNTLIPEIPPLRIKDIPDMGTADPETCERIGVGIHNAMRSALGYIMNTFDGLESTELAKFRQEIHPMPLFEVGPLYKFSPGSSNSILTQDYSCMAWLDKQAPQTVIYISFGSSGSFNEKDVVEIAWGLANSDQPFLWVLRPGSIHGHDLVKLPEGFEEKTRERGQIVKWAPQQEVLAHPSVGGYWTHNGWNSTLEGICEGVPMLCSPYLWDQNLNARYVSHVWKVGIQLENGFDRSEIEWAIRRLMVEIEGKEMRERVSALKENAMRCMAKGGSSYESLESLVDLIMSL, encoded by the exons ATGGAAGAATCGAAAGAGCTGCAAATCCAAGAAAAGAAAGTCCCTCATTTGGTTATTTTGCCAATCCCATTTCAAGGCCACGTAAATCCTATGCTTCAACTGGCCAATCTCTTACACTCCAAAGGATTCTCTATCACCGTAATTCACACAAACTTCCACTCTCCCAATCCATCCAACTTCCCCAACTTCCACTTCGAATTTATAGCTGATGGCTTATCAGATGGTAAGATATGGACCGAAGACCCCATATCTGCTGTGTACGTCCTCAACGACTCATGCCAAGAACCATTCCGTGATTGCTTGTCTCGACTGCTATCAGATGGCCCACATGGCCCGGTTACGTGCATCATCACTGATGTGGCTTTTTACTGCACGGAAGACGTTGCGGATCAGTTGAAGGTCCCGAGAATTTTGTTAGGCACCAGCAGCGCCTCTTGTGTCGCCACCATGTTGTCTTTGAAAGTTCTGCAGCAAAATGGACTCATTTCCATCTCAG ATGGGGAGCCAAACACACTTATTCCTGAAATTCCACCCCTCAGGATCAAGGACATTCCAGACATGGGCACGGCAGATCCTGAAACCTGTGAGCGTATTGGGGTCGGGATTCATAATGCAATGAGGTCTGCTTTGGGTTACATCATGAACACATTTGATGGTCTTGAATCAACTGAGTTGGCAAAATTTAGACAAGAAATTCATCCCATGCCATTGTTTGAAGTGGGCCCGCTCTATAAATTCTCACCGGGATCATCAAACAGCATACTAACACAAGACTACAGTTGCATGGCATGGCTAGACAAGCAGGCGCCACAGACCGTGATTTACATCAGCTTCGGGAGCTCAGGTTCCTTTAATGAAAAAGATGTGGTGGAGATAGCCTGGGGGCTAGCCAATAGTGACCAGCCCTTCTTGTGGGTTCTCCGGCCTGGCTCCATCCACGGCCATGATTTGGTCAAATTACCAGAAGGGTTTGAAGAGAAGACACGGGAGAGGGGCCAGAtcgttaagtgggccccacaacaagaaGTGCTGGCCCACCCATCCGTGGGAGGTTATTGGACACACAATGGTTGGAATTCTACATTGGAGGGCATATGTGAAGGGGTCCCCATGTTGTGTTCCCCTTATTTATGGGACCAAAATTTGAATGCTAGGTATGTGAGCCATGTTTGGAAGGTGGGAATACaacttgagaatgggttcgatAGAAGTGAGATAGAGTGGGCCATAAGAAGATTGATGGTGGAGATTGAAGggaaggagatgagagagagggtaAGTGCTCTGAAGGAAAATGCAATGCGTTGTATGGCAAAAGGAGGTTCTTCATATGAGTCATTAGAGAGTTTGGTTGATCTTATCATGTCATTGTAA
- the LOC131252697 gene encoding UDP-glycosyltransferase 76B1-like, translated as MEASRDIQIQATKVPHLVILPFPFQGHINPMLQLATLLHSKGFSITVIHTHSNSPNPSNFPNFNFEPIPDGLSDGQLWTEDPITLAFILNESCQAPFLDRLSRLLSDGPVTCIITDELFYFTEAVADQLKLPRILLGTSSATCATTMASLKLLQQNGLLSITDGQPNTPIPEIPPLRIKDIPGIGTTDPDTFEQVGANVHNAMRSALGYIMNTFDGLESTALVKIRQDIHPVSLFAMGPLYKFSPRSSNSLLTQDYSCMAWLDKQAPQTVIYVSFGSLASFDKRDLVEIAWGLANSDQPFLWVVRPGSIHSHDWVELPEGFEEKTQKRGRIIKWAPQQEVLAHPSVGGFWTHNGWNSTLESMCEGVPMLCCPYLWDQMVIARYASHVWRVGMQLENGFDRIEIEWAVRRLMVEIEGKEIRERVSALKENAMRCIAKGGSSYESLEGLVDLIMSF; from the exons ATGGAAGCATCGAGAGATATTCAAATCCAAGCAACAAAAGTCCCTCATTTGGTTATTTTGCCATTCCCATTTCAAGGACACATAAATCCCATGCTTCAACTGGCCACTCTCCTACACTCCAAAGGATTCTCAATCACCGTAATTCACACTCACTCCAATTCCCCCAATCCATCCAACTTCCCCAACTTCAACTTCGAGCCCATACCCGACGGCTTATCCGACGGTCAGCTCTGGACTGAGGACCCCATAACCCTTGCGTTCATCCTCAACGAGTCATGCCAAGCACCGTTCCTTGATCGCTTGTCCCGATTGCTATCAGATGGCCCGGTTACTTGCATCATCACTGATGAACTTTTTTACTTCACTGAAGCCGTTGCAGACCAATTGAAGCTCCCGAGAATTTTGTTAGGCACGAGcagtgccacatgtgccaccaccATGGCGTCTTTGAAGCTTCTACAGCAAAATGGACTCCTTTCCATCACAG ATGgtcaaccaaacacacccattCCTGAGATTCCGCCGCTCAGGATCAAGGACATTCCAGGCATCGGCACGACAGATCCTGATACATTTGAGCAAGTGGGGGCCAATGTTCACAATGCAATGAGGTCCGCTTTGGGTTACATCATGAACACATTTGATGGTCTTGAATCAACTGCATTGGTAAAAATTAGACAAGATATTCATCCCGTGTCACTGTTTGCGATGGGTCCACTCTATAAATTCTCACCAAGATCATCAAACAGCTTACTAACACAAGACTACAGTTGCATGGCATGGCTAGACAAGCAGGCGCCACAAACCGTGATTTACGTCAGCTTCGGGAGCTTAGCTTCCTTTGATAAAAGAGACTTGGTGGAGATAGCCTGGGGGCTAGCCAATAGTGACCAGCCCTTCTTGTGGGTGGTCCGGCCTGGCTCCATCCATAGCCATGATTGGGTCGAACTACCAGAAGGGTTCGAAGAGAAGACACAGAAGAGGGGCCGGATCATTAAGTGGGCTCCACAACAAGAAGTGCTGGCCCACCCATCAGTGGGAGGATTTTGGACACACAATGGTTGGAATTCTACGTTGGAGAGCATGTGTGAAGGGGTCCCCATGTTATGTTGTCCTTATTTATGGGACCAAATGGTGATTGCTAGGTATGCCAGCCATGTTTGGAGGGTGGGAATGCAACTTGAGAATGGGTTTGATAGAATTGAGATAGAGTGGGCCGTAAGAAGATTGATGGTGGAGATTGAAGGGAAGGAAATAAGAGAGAGGGTAAGTGCTCTAAAGGAAAATGCAATGCGTTGTATTGCGAAAGGAGGTTCCTCATATGAGTCACTCGAGGGTTTGGTTGATCTTATCATGTCTTTTTAG